In Canis lupus familiaris isolate Mischka breed German Shepherd chromosome 5, alternate assembly UU_Cfam_GSD_1.0, whole genome shotgun sequence, a genomic segment contains:
- the ELMO3 gene encoding engulfment and cell motility protein 3 isoform X2 — MAPPRNVVKIAVQKPDAIPQLIRLDQAKPLAAVVKEVCDAWSLSHSERYALQFADGHRRYITENNRTEIKNGSILCLSTAPDLEAERLLSGLQSGSRERRRETLQHLVLLAPDVTFAQEVISRDGLQRLGTIIEDGDDLGEVLTLTLRAFLELMEHGMVSWETLSIPFIRKVVSYVNMNLMDASVQPLALRLLESVTLSSPALGQLVKSEVPLDRLLVHLQVMNQQLQTKAMALLTALLQGASPTERKHMLDYLWQRNLRQFIYKNIIHSATPLGDEMAHHLYVLQALTLGLLEPRMRTPLDPYSPEQREQLQALRQAAFESEGESLGAGLSADRRRSLCAREFRKLGFSNSNPAQDLERVPPGLLALDNMLYFSRHAPSAYSRFVLENSSREDKHECPFARSSIQLTVLLCELLRVGEPCSETAQDFSPMFFGQDQSFHELFCVSIQLLNKTWKEMRATQEDFDKVIQVVREQLARTLALKPSSLELFRTKVNALPYGEVLRLRQTERLHQEGTLAPPILELREKLKPELMGLIRQQRLLRLYKLWFCCLSPNHKVLQYGDVEEGASPPTLESLPEQLPVADIKALLTGKDCPHVREKGSGKQNKDLYELAFSVSYDHGEEEAYLNFIAPSKREFHLWTDGLSALLGSPMGSEQTRLDLEQLLTMETKLRLLELENVPIPEQPPPIPPPPTNFNFCYDCSITEP; from the exons GCAAAGCCCCTGGCCGCCGTTGTGAAGGAGGTGTGCGACGC GTGGAGCTTGAGTCACTCGGAACGCTATGCCTTGCAGTTTGCTGATGGGCATAGGAGATACATCACTGAGAAC AACCGCACAGAGATCAAGAATGGCAGCATCCTGTGCCTCAGCACTGCCCCA GACCTTGAGGCTGAGCGGCTGTTGAGTGGGCTGCAGAGTGGGAGTCGTGAAAGGCGTCGGGAAACTCTGCAGCACCTTGTCTTGCTGGCCCCAGATGTGACCTTTGCCCAGGAGGTCATCAGCCGTGATGGGCTTCAGAGACTAGGCACTATCATCGAGGATGGGGATGA CTTAGGGGAGGTGCTGACCCTCACGCTGAGGGCCTTCTTGGAGCTCATGGAACATGGCATGGTGTCCTGGGAGACGCTCAGCATCCCCTTTATTAGGAAG GTGGTGTCCTATGTGAACATGAACCTGATGGATGCATCTGTGCAGCCTCTGGCCCTCAGGCTGCTAGAGAGTGTGACCTTgagcagccctgccctgggccagctGGTCAAGAGTGAGGTGCCACTGGATAGGCTGCTGGTGCACCTACAGGT GATGAACCAGCAGCTACAGACCAAGGCTATGGCATTGCTGACAGCCTTGCTACAGGGGGCCAGCCCCACTGAACGTAAG CACATGCTTGACTACCTGTGGCAGAGAAACCTCCGCCAGTTCATCTATAAG aatatcatccACAGCGCAACACCACTGGGTGACGAGATGGCTCACCATTTGTATGTACTTCAGGCCCTTACATTGGGGCTGCTGGAGCCACGCATGCGGACGCCACTGGACCCCTACAGCCCA GAACAGCGGGAGCAGCTGCAGGCCCTCCGCCAGGCTGCCTTTGAGTCGGAGGGGGAATCGCTGGGTGCTGGGCTAAGTGCCGACCGTCGCCGTTCCCTCTGTGCCCGCGAGTTCCGAAAACTGGGCTTTTCC AACAGCAACCCCGCGCAGGATTTAGAGCGCGTGCCCCCTGGCCTGCTGGCCCTGGACAACATGCTCTACTTCTCTAGACACGCACCTAGTGCCTACAGCCGG TTTGTGTTGGAGAACAGCAGCCGTGAGGACAAGCACGAGTGCCCCTTTGCCCGGAGCAGCATCCAGCTAACTGTGCTGCTGTGTGAGCTGCTCCGCGTTGGGGAGCCCT GCTCCGAAACAGCCCAGGACTTTTCACCCATGTTCTTTGGCCAAGACCAGAGTTTCCATGAGCTCTTCTGTGTGAGCATCCAGCTGTTGAATAAGACCTGGAAGGAGATGCGAGCCACCCAAGAGGATTTTGACAAG GTCATACAAGTGGTGCGGGAGCAGCTGGCCCGCACTCTGGCCCTGAAGCCCAGCTCCCTGGAGCTTTTCCGAACCAAGGTGAATGCACTCCCCTATGGGGAGGTGCTGCGGCTGAGGCAGACAGAGCGGCTCCATCAGGAAGGCACGCTGGCCCCTCCCATACT GGAGCTACGGGAGAAGCTGAAGCCAGAGCTCATGGGCCTGATCCGCCAGCAGCGTTTGCTCCGCCTCT ACAAACTGTGGTTCTGCTGCCTGTCCCCCAACCACAAGGTGCTGCAGTATGGGGATGTGGAGGAGGGTGCCAGCCCGCCCACCCTGGAGAGCCTGCCTGAGCAGC TCCCTGTGGCCGATATCAAGGCACTGCTAACAGGGAAAGACTGTCCCCATGTCCGGGAGAAGGGCTCAGGGAAACAGAACAAG GATCTCTATGAGTTAGCCTTCTCAGTCAGCTATGACCACGGGGAGGAGGAGGCATACCTCAACTTCATCGCCCCATCCAAACGGGAG TTCCACCTGTGGACAGATGGGCTGAGTGCCCTGCTAGGCAGTCCCATGGGCAGCGAGCAGACTCGGCTGGACCTGGAACAGCTGCTGACAATGGAAACCAAACTGCGGTTGTTGGAGCTGGAGAACGTGCCCATTCCCGAACAGCCAcctcccatccctccaccccccaccaatTTCAACTTTTGCTACGACTGCAGCATCACGGAACCCTGA
- the ELMO3 gene encoding engulfment and cell motility protein 3 isoform X3, whose protein sequence is MAPPRNVVKIAVQKPDAIPQLIRLDQAKPLAAVVKEVCDAWSLSHSERYALQFADGHRRYITENNRTEIKNGSILCLSTAPDLEAERLLSGLQSGSRERRRETLQHLVLLAPDVTFAQEVISRDGLQRLGTIIEDGDDLGEVLTLTLRAFLELMEHGMVSWETLSIPFIRKVVSYVNMNLMDASVQPLALRLLESVTLSSPALGQLVKSEVPLDRLLVHLQVMNQQLQTKAMALLTALLQGASPTERKHMLDYLWQRNLRQFIYKNIIHSATPLGDEMAHHLYVLQALTLGLLEPRMRTPLDPYSPEQREQLQALRQAAFESEGESLGAGLSADRRRSLCAREFRKLGFSFVLENSSREDKHECPFARSSIQLTVLLCELLRVGEPCSETAQDFSPMFFGQDQSFHELFCVSIQLLNKTWKEMRATQEDFDKVIQVVREQLARTLALKPSSLELFRTKVNALPYGEVLRLRQTERLHQEGTLAPPILELREKLKPELMGLIRQQRLLRLCEGTLFRKISSRRRQDKLWFCCLSPNHKVLQYGDVEEGASPPTLESLPEQLPVADIKALLTGKDCPHVREKGSGKQNKDLYELAFSVSYDHGEEEAYLNFIAPSKREFHLWTDGLSALLGSPMGSEQTRLDLEQLLTMETKLRLLELENVPIPEQPPPIPPPPTNFNFCYDCSITEP, encoded by the exons GCAAAGCCCCTGGCCGCCGTTGTGAAGGAGGTGTGCGACGC GTGGAGCTTGAGTCACTCGGAACGCTATGCCTTGCAGTTTGCTGATGGGCATAGGAGATACATCACTGAGAAC AACCGCACAGAGATCAAGAATGGCAGCATCCTGTGCCTCAGCACTGCCCCA GACCTTGAGGCTGAGCGGCTGTTGAGTGGGCTGCAGAGTGGGAGTCGTGAAAGGCGTCGGGAAACTCTGCAGCACCTTGTCTTGCTGGCCCCAGATGTGACCTTTGCCCAGGAGGTCATCAGCCGTGATGGGCTTCAGAGACTAGGCACTATCATCGAGGATGGGGATGA CTTAGGGGAGGTGCTGACCCTCACGCTGAGGGCCTTCTTGGAGCTCATGGAACATGGCATGGTGTCCTGGGAGACGCTCAGCATCCCCTTTATTAGGAAG GTGGTGTCCTATGTGAACATGAACCTGATGGATGCATCTGTGCAGCCTCTGGCCCTCAGGCTGCTAGAGAGTGTGACCTTgagcagccctgccctgggccagctGGTCAAGAGTGAGGTGCCACTGGATAGGCTGCTGGTGCACCTACAGGT GATGAACCAGCAGCTACAGACCAAGGCTATGGCATTGCTGACAGCCTTGCTACAGGGGGCCAGCCCCACTGAACGTAAG CACATGCTTGACTACCTGTGGCAGAGAAACCTCCGCCAGTTCATCTATAAG aatatcatccACAGCGCAACACCACTGGGTGACGAGATGGCTCACCATTTGTATGTACTTCAGGCCCTTACATTGGGGCTGCTGGAGCCACGCATGCGGACGCCACTGGACCCCTACAGCCCA GAACAGCGGGAGCAGCTGCAGGCCCTCCGCCAGGCTGCCTTTGAGTCGGAGGGGGAATCGCTGGGTGCTGGGCTAAGTGCCGACCGTCGCCGTTCCCTCTGTGCCCGCGAGTTCCGAAAACTGGGCTTTTCC TTTGTGTTGGAGAACAGCAGCCGTGAGGACAAGCACGAGTGCCCCTTTGCCCGGAGCAGCATCCAGCTAACTGTGCTGCTGTGTGAGCTGCTCCGCGTTGGGGAGCCCT GCTCCGAAACAGCCCAGGACTTTTCACCCATGTTCTTTGGCCAAGACCAGAGTTTCCATGAGCTCTTCTGTGTGAGCATCCAGCTGTTGAATAAGACCTGGAAGGAGATGCGAGCCACCCAAGAGGATTTTGACAAG GTCATACAAGTGGTGCGGGAGCAGCTGGCCCGCACTCTGGCCCTGAAGCCCAGCTCCCTGGAGCTTTTCCGAACCAAGGTGAATGCACTCCCCTATGGGGAGGTGCTGCGGCTGAGGCAGACAGAGCGGCTCCATCAGGAAGGCACGCTGGCCCCTCCCATACT GGAGCTACGGGAGAAGCTGAAGCCAGAGCTCATGGGCCTGATCCGCCAGCAGCGTTTGCTCCGCCTCTGTGAGGGGACACTCTTCCGCAAGATCAGCAGCCGGAGGCGCCAGG ACAAACTGTGGTTCTGCTGCCTGTCCCCCAACCACAAGGTGCTGCAGTATGGGGATGTGGAGGAGGGTGCCAGCCCGCCCACCCTGGAGAGCCTGCCTGAGCAGC TCCCTGTGGCCGATATCAAGGCACTGCTAACAGGGAAAGACTGTCCCCATGTCCGGGAGAAGGGCTCAGGGAAACAGAACAAG GATCTCTATGAGTTAGCCTTCTCAGTCAGCTATGACCACGGGGAGGAGGAGGCATACCTCAACTTCATCGCCCCATCCAAACGGGAG TTCCACCTGTGGACAGATGGGCTGAGTGCCCTGCTAGGCAGTCCCATGGGCAGCGAGCAGACTCGGCTGGACCTGGAACAGCTGCTGACAATGGAAACCAAACTGCGGTTGTTGGAGCTGGAGAACGTGCCCATTCCCGAACAGCCAcctcccatccctccaccccccaccaatTTCAACTTTTGCTACGACTGCAGCATCACGGAACCCTGA
- the ELMO3 gene encoding engulfment and cell motility protein 3 isoform X1, whose protein sequence is MAPPRNVVKIAVQKPDAIPQLIRLDQAKPLAAVVKEVCDAWSLSHSERYALQFADGHRRYITENNRTEIKNGSILCLSTAPDLEAERLLSGLQSGSRERRRETLQHLVLLAPDVTFAQEVISRDGLQRLGTIIEDGDDLGEVLTLTLRAFLELMEHGMVSWETLSIPFIRKVVSYVNMNLMDASVQPLALRLLESVTLSSPALGQLVKSEVPLDRLLVHLQVMNQQLQTKAMALLTALLQGASPTERKHMLDYLWQRNLRQFIYKNIIHSATPLGDEMAHHLYVLQALTLGLLEPRMRTPLDPYSPEQREQLQALRQAAFESEGESLGAGLSADRRRSLCAREFRKLGFSNSNPAQDLERVPPGLLALDNMLYFSRHAPSAYSRFVLENSSREDKHECPFARSSIQLTVLLCELLRVGEPCSETAQDFSPMFFGQDQSFHELFCVSIQLLNKTWKEMRATQEDFDKVIQVVREQLARTLALKPSSLELFRTKVNALPYGEVLRLRQTERLHQEGTLAPPILELREKLKPELMGLIRQQRLLRLCEGTLFRKISSRRRQDKLWFCCLSPNHKVLQYGDVEEGASPPTLESLPEQLPVADIKALLTGKDCPHVREKGSGKQNKDLYELAFSVSYDHGEEEAYLNFIAPSKREFHLWTDGLSALLGSPMGSEQTRLDLEQLLTMETKLRLLELENVPIPEQPPPIPPPPTNFNFCYDCSITEP, encoded by the exons GCAAAGCCCCTGGCCGCCGTTGTGAAGGAGGTGTGCGACGC GTGGAGCTTGAGTCACTCGGAACGCTATGCCTTGCAGTTTGCTGATGGGCATAGGAGATACATCACTGAGAAC AACCGCACAGAGATCAAGAATGGCAGCATCCTGTGCCTCAGCACTGCCCCA GACCTTGAGGCTGAGCGGCTGTTGAGTGGGCTGCAGAGTGGGAGTCGTGAAAGGCGTCGGGAAACTCTGCAGCACCTTGTCTTGCTGGCCCCAGATGTGACCTTTGCCCAGGAGGTCATCAGCCGTGATGGGCTTCAGAGACTAGGCACTATCATCGAGGATGGGGATGA CTTAGGGGAGGTGCTGACCCTCACGCTGAGGGCCTTCTTGGAGCTCATGGAACATGGCATGGTGTCCTGGGAGACGCTCAGCATCCCCTTTATTAGGAAG GTGGTGTCCTATGTGAACATGAACCTGATGGATGCATCTGTGCAGCCTCTGGCCCTCAGGCTGCTAGAGAGTGTGACCTTgagcagccctgccctgggccagctGGTCAAGAGTGAGGTGCCACTGGATAGGCTGCTGGTGCACCTACAGGT GATGAACCAGCAGCTACAGACCAAGGCTATGGCATTGCTGACAGCCTTGCTACAGGGGGCCAGCCCCACTGAACGTAAG CACATGCTTGACTACCTGTGGCAGAGAAACCTCCGCCAGTTCATCTATAAG aatatcatccACAGCGCAACACCACTGGGTGACGAGATGGCTCACCATTTGTATGTACTTCAGGCCCTTACATTGGGGCTGCTGGAGCCACGCATGCGGACGCCACTGGACCCCTACAGCCCA GAACAGCGGGAGCAGCTGCAGGCCCTCCGCCAGGCTGCCTTTGAGTCGGAGGGGGAATCGCTGGGTGCTGGGCTAAGTGCCGACCGTCGCCGTTCCCTCTGTGCCCGCGAGTTCCGAAAACTGGGCTTTTCC AACAGCAACCCCGCGCAGGATTTAGAGCGCGTGCCCCCTGGCCTGCTGGCCCTGGACAACATGCTCTACTTCTCTAGACACGCACCTAGTGCCTACAGCCGG TTTGTGTTGGAGAACAGCAGCCGTGAGGACAAGCACGAGTGCCCCTTTGCCCGGAGCAGCATCCAGCTAACTGTGCTGCTGTGTGAGCTGCTCCGCGTTGGGGAGCCCT GCTCCGAAACAGCCCAGGACTTTTCACCCATGTTCTTTGGCCAAGACCAGAGTTTCCATGAGCTCTTCTGTGTGAGCATCCAGCTGTTGAATAAGACCTGGAAGGAGATGCGAGCCACCCAAGAGGATTTTGACAAG GTCATACAAGTGGTGCGGGAGCAGCTGGCCCGCACTCTGGCCCTGAAGCCCAGCTCCCTGGAGCTTTTCCGAACCAAGGTGAATGCACTCCCCTATGGGGAGGTGCTGCGGCTGAGGCAGACAGAGCGGCTCCATCAGGAAGGCACGCTGGCCCCTCCCATACT GGAGCTACGGGAGAAGCTGAAGCCAGAGCTCATGGGCCTGATCCGCCAGCAGCGTTTGCTCCGCCTCTGTGAGGGGACACTCTTCCGCAAGATCAGCAGCCGGAGGCGCCAGG ACAAACTGTGGTTCTGCTGCCTGTCCCCCAACCACAAGGTGCTGCAGTATGGGGATGTGGAGGAGGGTGCCAGCCCGCCCACCCTGGAGAGCCTGCCTGAGCAGC TCCCTGTGGCCGATATCAAGGCACTGCTAACAGGGAAAGACTGTCCCCATGTCCGGGAGAAGGGCTCAGGGAAACAGAACAAG GATCTCTATGAGTTAGCCTTCTCAGTCAGCTATGACCACGGGGAGGAGGAGGCATACCTCAACTTCATCGCCCCATCCAAACGGGAG TTCCACCTGTGGACAGATGGGCTGAGTGCCCTGCTAGGCAGTCCCATGGGCAGCGAGCAGACTCGGCTGGACCTGGAACAGCTGCTGACAATGGAAACCAAACTGCGGTTGTTGGAGCTGGAGAACGTGCCCATTCCCGAACAGCCAcctcccatccctccaccccccaccaatTTCAACTTTTGCTACGACTGCAGCATCACGGAACCCTGA
- the TMEM208 gene encoding transmembrane protein 208 isoform X1 codes for MAPKGKVGTRGKKQIFEENRETLKFYLRIILGANAIYCLVTLVFFYSSASFWAWMALGFSLAVYGASYHSMSSMARAAFSEDGALMDGGMDLNMEQGMAEHLKDVILLTAIVQVLSCFSLYIWSFWLLAPGRALYLLWVNVLGPWFTADSGTPAPEHNEKRQRRQERRQMKRL; via the exons ATGGCG CCCAAGGGCAAAGTGGGCaccagagggaagaagcagataTTTGAAGAGAACAGAGAGACTCTGAAGTTCTATCTGCGGATCATACTGGGGGCCAAT GCCATTTACTGTCTTGTGACCTTGGTGTTCTTCTATTCATCTGCCTCATTTTGGGCCTGG ATGGCCTTGGGCTTTAGTCTGGCAGTATATGGGGCCAGCTACCACTCTATGAGCTCGATGGCACGGGCAGCCTTTTCTGAGGATGGGGCCCTGATGGATGGTGGAATGGACCTCAACATGGAGCAGGGCATGGCAGA GCACCTTAAGGATGTGATCCTACTGACAGCCATCGTGCAGGTGctcagctgcttctccctctacatctGGTCCTTCTGGCTTCTG GCTCCGGGCCGGGCCCTTTACCTCCTCTGGGTGAATGTGCTGGGCCCGTGGTTCACAGCAGACAGTGGCACCCCAGCACCAGAGCACAATGAGAAACGGCAGCGCCGACAGGAGCGGCGGCAGATGAAGCGGTTATAG
- the ELMO3 gene encoding engulfment and cell motility protein 3 isoform X4 — protein sequence MLYFSRHAPSAYSRFVLENSSREDKHECPFARSSIQLTVLLCELLRVGEPCSETAQDFSPMFFGQDQSFHELFCVSIQLLNKTWKEMRATQEDFDKVIQVVREQLARTLALKPSSLELFRTKVNALPYGEVLRLRQTERLHQEGTLAPPILELREKLKPELMGLIRQQRLLRLCEGTLFRKISSRRRQDKLWFCCLSPNHKVLQYGDVEEGASPPTLESLPEQLPVADIKALLTGKDCPHVREKGSGKQNKDLYELAFSVSYDHGEEEAYLNFIAPSKREFHLWTDGLSALLGSPMGSEQTRLDLEQLLTMETKLRLLELENVPIPEQPPPIPPPPTNFNFCYDCSITEP from the exons ATGCTCTACTTCTCTAGACACGCACCTAGTGCCTACAGCCGG TTTGTGTTGGAGAACAGCAGCCGTGAGGACAAGCACGAGTGCCCCTTTGCCCGGAGCAGCATCCAGCTAACTGTGCTGCTGTGTGAGCTGCTCCGCGTTGGGGAGCCCT GCTCCGAAACAGCCCAGGACTTTTCACCCATGTTCTTTGGCCAAGACCAGAGTTTCCATGAGCTCTTCTGTGTGAGCATCCAGCTGTTGAATAAGACCTGGAAGGAGATGCGAGCCACCCAAGAGGATTTTGACAAG GTCATACAAGTGGTGCGGGAGCAGCTGGCCCGCACTCTGGCCCTGAAGCCCAGCTCCCTGGAGCTTTTCCGAACCAAGGTGAATGCACTCCCCTATGGGGAGGTGCTGCGGCTGAGGCAGACAGAGCGGCTCCATCAGGAAGGCACGCTGGCCCCTCCCATACT GGAGCTACGGGAGAAGCTGAAGCCAGAGCTCATGGGCCTGATCCGCCAGCAGCGTTTGCTCCGCCTCTGTGAGGGGACACTCTTCCGCAAGATCAGCAGCCGGAGGCGCCAGG ACAAACTGTGGTTCTGCTGCCTGTCCCCCAACCACAAGGTGCTGCAGTATGGGGATGTGGAGGAGGGTGCCAGCCCGCCCACCCTGGAGAGCCTGCCTGAGCAGC TCCCTGTGGCCGATATCAAGGCACTGCTAACAGGGAAAGACTGTCCCCATGTCCGGGAGAAGGGCTCAGGGAAACAGAACAAG GATCTCTATGAGTTAGCCTTCTCAGTCAGCTATGACCACGGGGAGGAGGAGGCATACCTCAACTTCATCGCCCCATCCAAACGGGAG TTCCACCTGTGGACAGATGGGCTGAGTGCCCTGCTAGGCAGTCCCATGGGCAGCGAGCAGACTCGGCTGGACCTGGAACAGCTGCTGACAATGGAAACCAAACTGCGGTTGTTGGAGCTGGAGAACGTGCCCATTCCCGAACAGCCAcctcccatccctccaccccccaccaatTTCAACTTTTGCTACGACTGCAGCATCACGGAACCCTGA
- the TMEM208 gene encoding transmembrane protein 208 isoform X2 — translation MALGFSLAVYGASYHSMSSMARAAFSEDGALMDGGMDLNMEQGMAEHLKDVILLTAIVQVLSCFSLYIWSFWLLAPGRALYLLWVNVLGPWFTADSGTPAPEHNEKRQRRQERRQMKRL, via the exons ATGGCCTTGGGCTTTAGTCTGGCAGTATATGGGGCCAGCTACCACTCTATGAGCTCGATGGCACGGGCAGCCTTTTCTGAGGATGGGGCCCTGATGGATGGTGGAATGGACCTCAACATGGAGCAGGGCATGGCAGA GCACCTTAAGGATGTGATCCTACTGACAGCCATCGTGCAGGTGctcagctgcttctccctctacatctGGTCCTTCTGGCTTCTG GCTCCGGGCCGGGCCCTTTACCTCCTCTGGGTGAATGTGCTGGGCCCGTGGTTCACAGCAGACAGTGGCACCCCAGCACCAGAGCACAATGAGAAACGGCAGCGCCGACAGGAGCGGCGGCAGATGAAGCGGTTATAG